Part of the Quercus robur chromosome 5, dhQueRobu3.1, whole genome shotgun sequence genome, CGGTGCAAAGGACTACCATAAGTTATAGACTTATAAGTTATAGCCTTACATAATAAGAGTATACATTCAGGTTAATTAATGGTTCCTCACACTGCTTTATCATTTCTCATTCAATAATTCTAATGCCATAGACTTTTAGACTTTGTCACAACTATTGATGTGATCTATTGCTATTGATATGATCTATTGTAATTGGTGTATTTGGAAGAAtagaaatttgttgaaattCGAAGGGAGGGGTAAGGCAGCAAAGGTGCTCGTCAAGGAGGTTGAGTTGCTAGTGGAGGAATTCAGATCAGGGAATACAAAGGAAAAGCTTCCTGTGGTGGTGAGAACTCAAGCTTGGAGGCCGCCAAGGGAAGGGTGGTATAAAGCAAATGTGGACGGGGCAGTATTCAAGGAGACTAACAGCTGTGGGGTTGGAGTGGTGATTCGAAATGATCAAGGCCAAATCATGGGGGCTATGAGTAAGAGGCTGAACCTTCCGTTAGGAGCGGTGGAAGTTGAAGCGAAAGCTTTTGAAGAGGGGTTAAGGCTAGCAGGTGACCTCGGGTTGAACCAAGTAATCCTGGAGGGAGATGCTCAGTCAATTACAAATGCTTTGATGGGTAAGAGCTTGCCGCCATCCTCAATCCAAAGGCTTATTGCTGGTGCTAGTCGTTGGAAGCAATGGGTTCAAGTGTGGAGTGCAAGCTATGTCCGTAGAGATGGGAATGGGGCTGCACATGTAATGGCTCAAAATGCCAAATCTATTTCTGATTGTGTAGTGTGGGTAGAAGATACCCCACCAATGATTCAATGCCAAGTGCATAGAGATGTTCTTATGTTGAACCAAGTTTCTGTTTAATGAAAGGTATTTGTGttgactatcaaaaaaaaagtaattgatgtataataaaaatagtacCATTGatgaatttatataaaattaatgttTTCTCAATCAAAAACTTAcattttaacaagttttaaatatggttcttgaaatttttttcaagtttttatttattgagtaatgctacaaacataattaattttcttaacGTTTTTTTTACAACAAGTGAGTTACCAAGTTTATATCCGCTTTCACCTACTAGTGatactaacatcacttttttttactttctcaaaaaaaaaaaaaaatcactttttttataatcattAGTGAATTTATTTGGAACTTCTATATTTGGTGGCCCAACTTGATAACCTCTGGATATAGAGCATTGGATGTTTATTATGGGTAAAGTAGTCCAGATCCATGCACTCTCCAGCAAAGCTTA contains:
- the LOC126725206 gene encoding uncharacterized protein LOC126725206, which codes for MIYCNWCIWKNRNLLKFEGRGKAAKVLVKEVELLVEEFRSGNTKEKLPVVVRTQAWRPPREGWYKANVDGAVFKETNSCGVGVVIRNDQGQIMGAMSKRLNLPLGAVEVEAKAFEEGLRLAGDLGLNQVILEGDAQSITNALMGKSLPPSSIQRLIAGASRWKQWVQVWSASYVRRDGNGAAHVMAQNAKSISDCVVWVEDTPPMIQCQVHRDVLMLNQVSV